A single genomic interval of Desulfovibrio sp. JC022 harbors:
- the rny gene encoding ribonuclease Y encodes MFGDFFLILFGIALGAAGGYALHRYVNSKRLADSQGLADRIVQEARKEAEAMKKEIKLQGQDEVYALKKEQENEYKEMERGLKRQEERLQEKEERLENKLEKVASKESEVVTLEKRMIKQEKKLEGLREDLEKRKDEHERKLQEVSGLTVEEAREKLMTEIESRTRHEAAKMVRSIEMEAKEEGTRKARKILALAIQRYSGDYVNEQTVTAVTLPSEDMKGRIIGREGRNIRALEAATGVDLIIDDTPETVVLSAYSPLRREVAKQALERLIHDGRIHPARIEDIVNKVEQEMDVKLREIGEQATFDVGVHGIHPEIVKLIGQLQYRTSFSQNVLQHSLEVAFLCGIMAAELGMDEKIAKRAGLLHDIGKAVDHEIEGPHAVIGADLAKKHGESKEIIHAIQAHHEDVPPKSVLATLVQAADSLSGARPGARKELLENYVKRLEELENVATCFDGVSKAYAIQAGREIRVMVDAEKVSDDNTHMLCKDIATKIENNMTYPGQIRVTVIRERRSVGYAK; translated from the coding sequence ATGTTTGGGGATTTTTTTCTGATTTTATTTGGAATCGCCCTAGGTGCCGCAGGCGGTTACGCCCTGCATAGGTACGTGAATTCCAAACGTCTGGCTGATTCGCAAGGATTGGCAGACCGTATCGTCCAGGAAGCCCGTAAAGAAGCTGAAGCCATGAAAAAGGAAATCAAGCTTCAGGGGCAGGACGAAGTTTATGCTCTGAAAAAAGAGCAGGAAAATGAGTATAAAGAAATGGAGCGCGGCCTGAAAAGGCAGGAGGAGCGTCTCCAGGAAAAAGAAGAGCGTCTTGAGAATAAACTTGAGAAAGTAGCCAGCAAAGAGTCCGAAGTTGTGACCCTTGAAAAGCGCATGATCAAGCAGGAGAAGAAGCTCGAAGGTCTTCGTGAAGATCTTGAAAAAAGAAAAGATGAGCATGAGCGTAAATTGCAGGAAGTCTCCGGGCTGACTGTTGAAGAAGCGCGTGAAAAGCTCATGACCGAAATCGAAAGCCGGACCCGTCACGAAGCTGCCAAAATGGTTCGTTCCATTGAAATGGAAGCTAAAGAAGAGGGAACCCGCAAGGCTCGCAAAATTCTCGCCCTCGCTATTCAGCGTTACTCCGGCGATTACGTGAACGAGCAGACCGTTACCGCTGTGACCCTTCCTTCCGAAGACATGAAGGGCCGCATTATCGGACGTGAAGGCCGCAACATCCGCGCTCTTGAAGCTGCCACCGGTGTTGACCTGATCATCGACGATACCCCGGAAACAGTTGTTCTTTCAGCTTACAGCCCGCTGCGCCGCGAAGTGGCCAAGCAGGCTCTTGAGCGTTTGATACACGATGGACGTATCCACCCCGCCCGCATTGAAGACATTGTCAACAAAGTTGAGCAGGAAATGGACGTCAAACTCCGTGAAATCGGTGAACAGGCTACTTTCGATGTTGGCGTACACGGTATCCATCCCGAAATCGTCAAACTCATCGGTCAGCTCCAGTACCGCACCAGTTTCTCCCAGAACGTACTCCAGCACTCACTTGAAGTGGCTTTCCTCTGTGGAATCATGGCTGCCGAACTGGGCATGGACGAGAAAATCGCCAAGCGCGCAGGTCTGCTGCATGATATCGGTAAGGCTGTCGACCACGAAATCGAAGGCCCCCATGCTGTTATCGGTGCCGATCTGGCCAAGAAGCATGGTGAGTCCAAAGAGATCATCCACGCTATTCAGGCTCACCACGAAGATGTTCCTCCCAAATCCGTACTCGCTACCCTTGTACAGGCTGCGGACTCCCTGTCCGGTGCCCGTCCCGGTGCACGTAAGGAACTTTTGGAAAATTACGTCAAGCGTCTTGAAGAGCTTGAAAATGTGGCTACCTGTTTTGACGGTGTGTCTAAAGCTTACGCTATTCAGGCAGGCCGTGAGATCAGGGTTATGGTTGATGCTGAAAAAGTATCTGACGATAATACCCATATGCTCTGTAAGGACATCGCTACCAAGATTGAAAACAACATGACCTATCCGGGGCAGATTCGCGTGACCGTTATCCGCGAACGGCGCTCGGTGGGCTATGCAAAGTAA
- a CDS encoding cell division protein ZapA encodes MPRYTIPVLGLEISFKTDADKERIIAAKDVLEERFSELIRGGKDVSREKLLTCLALSLADDYLEHSRKLETMEEKINALLEK; translated from the coding sequence ATGCCCCGTTATACTATTCCCGTTCTCGGACTTGAGATTTCATTCAAGACCGATGCGGACAAAGAAAGAATAATAGCCGCGAAAGATGTGCTTGAAGAGAGATTCAGCGAGCTTATCCGGGGCGGAAAAGATGTCAGCAGGGAGAAGTTGCTCACCTGTCTGGCTTTAAGTCTGGCCGATGACTACCTTGAACACAGCCGCAAGCTCGAAACAATGGAAGAGAAAATAAACGCGCTGTTAGAGAAGTGA
- the glmU gene encoding bifunctional UDP-N-acetylglucosamine diphosphorylase/glucosamine-1-phosphate N-acetyltransferase GlmU, with product MNNSFACALVLAGGKGTRMHSDSPKVLKTLLGESMLYYVYKALKPSLGDDVFTIVGFAAKQVENAFPDMKDRFVLQAEQLGTGHALQMGWERIKAAGAEYCLVINGDTPLIQEQVVADYLAAVKKDGADLSFMSITPDEPAAFGRVIRNNDGQVTAIVEAKDYDESVYGPASGEVNAGIYCLKISAVDRLLSKLTNNNKSGEYYITDLVDLAVECGMNVTAVNGGNSIDLMGINSPYELAQAETTLRLRTAEELLKSGVTLHNWESVAVGPGAVIEPGAEITGPCEIYGRSRIGRGAVIQSHVRIVDSVVEGGAVIKAYSHLEEAQVASGCMVGPYGRLRPGAVLEEESKVGNFVEVKKAVLGKGAKASHLTYLGDSEIGAGTNIGAGTITCNYDGVNKHKTVIGEGAFIGSNTALVAPVTIGKGALIGAGSTITKNVKDGDLGVARGKQVNISRTSKKS from the coding sequence ATGAATAATTCATTTGCTTGCGCCCTTGTGCTCGCCGGAGGCAAGGGTACTCGTATGCATTCGGACAGTCCCAAGGTGCTTAAAACTTTGCTGGGCGAATCCATGCTCTACTATGTATATAAGGCATTGAAACCATCTCTTGGTGATGATGTTTTCACTATCGTCGGTTTTGCTGCAAAGCAGGTTGAGAATGCTTTTCCGGACATGAAGGACCGTTTCGTGCTTCAGGCCGAGCAGCTTGGAACAGGCCATGCTTTGCAGATGGGCTGGGAGCGAATCAAAGCTGCCGGGGCTGAGTATTGTCTGGTTATCAATGGTGATACGCCGCTTATTCAGGAGCAGGTCGTTGCTGATTATCTTGCAGCGGTTAAAAAGGATGGTGCCGATCTTTCCTTCATGAGCATCACCCCGGATGAACCTGCTGCTTTCGGCAGGGTTATCCGTAATAATGATGGTCAGGTTACCGCTATTGTAGAAGCCAAGGATTATGATGAATCCGTCTATGGTCCGGCCAGTGGTGAAGTGAATGCCGGAATCTATTGTCTTAAAATTTCCGCTGTGGACAGACTGCTTAGCAAACTGACCAACAATAATAAGAGCGGGGAGTATTATATTACTGATCTTGTTGACCTTGCTGTGGAATGTGGCATGAACGTCACCGCAGTGAATGGAGGAAACTCCATAGATCTCATGGGGATCAACAGCCCGTATGAGCTTGCTCAGGCTGAGACGACCCTGCGTCTTAGAACAGCTGAAGAGCTGCTTAAGAGCGGAGTTACCCTGCATAATTGGGAATCAGTTGCAGTCGGACCCGGAGCTGTTATTGAACCGGGTGCTGAAATTACCGGTCCGTGCGAGATTTACGGCCGTTCCAGAATCGGTCGCGGCGCAGTGATTCAGTCGCATGTCCGCATTGTAGACAGCGTTGTCGAAGGCGGTGCAGTGATCAAGGCCTACAGTCATCTTGAAGAAGCGCAGGTCGCCTCTGGTTGTATGGTCGGTCCTTATGGAAGATTGCGGCCCGGTGCGGTCCTTGAAGAAGAATCCAAGGTCGGTAACTTCGTTGAAGTGAAAAAGGCTGTACTCGGCAAGGGCGCAAAGGCCAGCCATCTGACCTACCTCGGCGACAGTGAAATCGGCGCGGGAACCAATATCGGCGCAGGTACCATCACCTGCAATTACGATGGGGTGAACAAGCATAAGACTGTCATCGGCGAGGGCGCGTTCATCGGTAGCAACACTGCATTGGTGGCCCCGGTCACCATAGGTAAAGGTGCTTTGATAGGTGCCGGTTCCACCATCACCAAGAATGTAAAAGATGGAGATCTGGGCGTTGCAAGAGGCAAGCAGGTCAACATTTCCCGGACTTCTAAGAAGTCTTGA
- a CDS encoding TIGR00282 family metallophosphoesterase — translation MRILFLGDIFGRPGRKAIAAKVKILREELNLDLIIANGENGSQGVGLSIKNAQQLLEYGIDILTSGNHIWKFSNIYAFLKTSDRIVRPANLPEGTRGRGWTSFMVRDEVPVAVINLQGRVFMDPVECPFKYADKILEEIDPEIKIRLVDFHAEATSEKQSLGRYLDGRISAMLGTHTHVQTNDARIFENGTGYITDAGMCGPIESCLGLSPNPVIKRFVTGLPQKWKVAGGPVELQGVLLEIDEETGRTVSIETYNSGRMIV, via the coding sequence ATGCGTATACTTTTTCTCGGTGACATATTCGGTAGGCCCGGACGCAAAGCAATTGCAGCTAAAGTTAAAATTCTTCGCGAAGAACTGAATCTTGATCTGATTATTGCTAATGGGGAAAACGGGTCTCAGGGTGTCGGCCTTTCGATCAAGAATGCCCAGCAGTTGCTGGAGTATGGGATTGATATTCTTACCTCGGGCAATCATATCTGGAAATTCAGTAATATTTATGCTTTTTTGAAAACCAGTGATCGAATTGTGCGTCCGGCTAACCTGCCGGAAGGAACCCGTGGAAGGGGCTGGACTTCTTTCATGGTCCGTGATGAAGTGCCCGTTGCGGTGATCAATCTGCAAGGACGGGTTTTTATGGACCCGGTGGAATGTCCGTTCAAGTATGCAGACAAAATTTTAGAGGAAATTGACCCTGAAATTAAAATCAGGCTGGTCGATTTTCATGCCGAGGCCACTTCAGAGAAGCAGAGCCTCGGGCGTTACCTTGATGGTCGGATTAGTGCCATGCTGGGAACACACACCCATGTGCAGACTAACGATGCCCGTATTTTTGAGAACGGAACAGGCTATATCACCGACGCAGGTATGTGCGGCCCCATTGAATCCTGTCTGGGCCTAAGTCCCAATCCGGTAATCAAAAGATTTGTGACCGGATTGCCCCAGAAATGGAAAGTGGCGGGCGGCCCCGTTGAATTACAGGGCGTGCTGCTGGAAATAGATGAAGAAACAGGCCGAACTGTCTCAATTGAGACATACAACTCCGGCCGCATGATTGTATAA
- a CDS encoding F0F1 ATP synthase subunit epsilon: MASKLLLEIVTPDRKVLSQEVDYVGAPGIEGEFGIMANHIPFLSALGVGNLYFKEGNRTHYIFVSGGFAEVGSNKVTILAEVAEKAVEIDIARAQKAQDKAKARLAKAQDRIESARAQASLQRALARLTCKDAAQKAGTTTH; the protein is encoded by the coding sequence ATGGCTAGTAAGCTCCTTTTGGAAATCGTTACTCCTGATCGCAAGGTCCTTTCCCAGGAAGTCGACTATGTCGGCGCACCGGGGATTGAGGGTGAGTTTGGTATTATGGCCAATCACATACCCTTTCTTTCGGCTCTCGGCGTAGGTAACCTCTACTTTAAAGAAGGTAACCGCACTCACTACATCTTTGTTTCCGGCGGCTTTGCTGAAGTCGGAAGCAACAAAGTGACCATTCTCGCCGAAGTTGCTGAAAAGGCCGTTGAGATCGACATCGCTCGGGCTCAGAAAGCTCAGGATAAAGCGAAGGCTCGTTTGGCTAAAGCACAGGATCGCATTGAATCAGCTCGCGCACAGGCCTCTCTTCAGAGAGCACTTGCACGCTTGACCTGTAAAGATGCGGCGCAAAAGGCCGGGACTACCACTCACTAG